One genomic region from Sphingomicrobium aestuariivivum encodes:
- a CDS encoding ribose-phosphate pyrophosphokinase, which translates to MKLLAGNSNQPLAKAIGDYLELPLVEASVKRFADEEIFVEVHENVRGQDMFVIQSTSYPANDNMMELLIMIDALRRASAKRITAVLPYFGYARQDRKPGPRTPISAKLVANLITQAGADRVLTMDLHAGQIQGFFDIPTDNLWAAPVMAADIQARYGDKKIAVVSPDVGGVVRARSLAKRLDNAPLAIVDKRRERAGESEVMNIIGEVEGHACILIDDIVDSGGTLCNAAAALKEQGATDVMAYCTHGVLSGAAEAKVNASVLNELVVTDSIHHEGMGDSQKIRTLTIAPLFGEAISRIADESSVSSLFD; encoded by the coding sequence ATGAAACTGCTCGCCGGCAATTCGAACCAACCGCTCGCCAAGGCGATTGGCGACTATCTCGAACTCCCCCTCGTCGAGGCCAGCGTCAAACGCTTCGCCGACGAGGAGATCTTCGTCGAGGTCCATGAGAATGTCCGCGGGCAGGACATGTTCGTCATCCAGTCGACAAGCTACCCCGCCAACGACAACATGATGGAATTGCTCATCATGATCGACGCGCTCAGGCGCGCCTCGGCCAAGCGGATCACCGCGGTGCTCCCCTATTTCGGCTATGCCCGGCAGGACCGCAAACCCGGCCCCCGCACGCCGATCTCGGCCAAGCTCGTCGCCAATCTCATCACGCAGGCGGGCGCCGACCGCGTGCTGACGATGGATCTCCACGCCGGCCAGATCCAGGGCTTCTTCGACATCCCGACCGACAACCTGTGGGCCGCGCCCGTCATGGCTGCCGACATCCAGGCGCGTTACGGCGACAAGAAGATCGCGGTCGTCTCGCCCGACGTCGGAGGCGTGGTCCGCGCGCGCAGCCTCGCCAAGCGGCTCGACAACGCCCCGCTGGCCATCGTCGACAAGCGCCGCGAACGCGCCGGCGAAAGCGAAGTCATGAACATCATCGGCGAGGTCGAGGGCCATGCCTGCATCCTGATCGACGATATCGTCGACAGCGGTGGCACGCTCTGCAACGCCGCCGCCGCCTTGAAGGAACAGGGCGCGACCGACGTGATGGCCTATTGCACCCACGGCGTCCTCTCGGGCGCCGCCGAAGCCAAGGTCAACGCCAGCGTCCTCAACGAACTGGTCGTGACCGACTCGATCCATCACGAGGGCATGGGCGACAGCCAGAAGATCCGTACCCTCACCATCGCGCCCCTGTTCGGCGAAGCGATCAGCCGCATTGCCGATGAATCGAGCGTGTCGAGCCTGTTCGATTAG
- a CDS encoding NAD+ synthase: MKFRLALCQMNQRVGDLAGNVERMLEWRRKAADAGADIVMFPEMQVTGYPTEDLVMKPAFVRRAMEANEDVADATADGGPPIIFGSIHEHDGALYNAVFLAEKGGIAAWRAKHELPNYGTFDEHRIFEPGPLPEPVEWNGVKLGLPICEDIWLEKVSDYLSDAGAEMLLVMNGSPYELHKDETRQRMVRERVNETGLPLAYLNRVGGQDELAFDGSSFVVNTGGGIAVQLPDWDEKMVLTDWEKTEDGWVCADGEKTPLDPYPEDVYHAMMVGLQEYVDGNGFPGVILGLSGGIDSALSAAVAVDALGADRVWCVMLPSDYTSSESLEDAKACAEMLGCRYDIIPILPGTDALHEMLGPSFEGREADTTEENIQSRLRMVMLMALSNKFGPMLLTTGNKSEMSVGYATLYGDMAGGYNVLKDAYKTTCFSLSRWRNRHKPRLGKGPEGPVMPMNIITKPPTAELRHDQKDEDSLPPYKLLDRILESLVEEENSVAKTARQTGADEALVADIEKLLLRSEYKRRQAPIGVKIGSRNFGRDRRYPMTNFFRTGR, from the coding sequence ATGAAATTTCGCCTCGCGCTGTGCCAGATGAACCAGAGGGTCGGCGACCTTGCCGGCAATGTCGAGCGGATGCTCGAGTGGCGGAGGAAGGCGGCCGACGCGGGCGCCGACATCGTCATGTTTCCCGAGATGCAGGTCACCGGCTATCCGACCGAGGACCTCGTGATGAAGCCCGCCTTCGTGCGCCGCGCGATGGAAGCGAACGAGGATGTCGCCGATGCCACCGCCGATGGCGGCCCGCCGATCATCTTCGGGTCGATCCACGAGCATGACGGCGCGCTCTACAATGCGGTCTTCCTCGCCGAGAAGGGCGGGATCGCCGCGTGGCGCGCCAAGCACGAGCTGCCCAATTACGGCACCTTCGACGAGCATCGCATCTTCGAGCCGGGCCCGCTGCCCGAGCCGGTGGAATGGAACGGGGTGAAGCTCGGCCTGCCGATCTGCGAGGATATCTGGCTGGAAAAGGTGAGCGATTACCTGTCCGACGCGGGCGCCGAGATGCTGCTCGTCATGAACGGCAGTCCCTATGAGCTGCACAAGGACGAGACGCGCCAGCGGATGGTGCGCGAGCGGGTCAACGAGACCGGCCTGCCGCTGGCCTATCTGAACCGCGTTGGCGGGCAGGACGAATTGGCCTTCGACGGGTCGAGCTTCGTCGTGAACACGGGCGGGGGCATCGCCGTCCAGCTGCCCGACTGGGACGAGAAGATGGTCCTCACCGACTGGGAGAAGACCGAGGACGGCTGGGTGTGCGCCGACGGCGAGAAGACCCCGCTCGATCCCTATCCCGAGGATGTCTACCACGCGATGATGGTCGGATTGCAGGAGTATGTCGACGGCAACGGCTTCCCGGGCGTGATCCTCGGCCTGTCGGGCGGGATCGACAGCGCGCTGTCGGCGGCGGTCGCGGTCGACGCGCTGGGCGCGGACCGCGTATGGTGCGTCATGCTGCCGAGCGATTACACCAGTTCGGAAAGCCTCGAGGATGCCAAGGCCTGCGCCGAGATGCTCGGCTGCCGCTATGACATCATCCCGATTCTGCCGGGCACCGATGCGCTCCACGAGATGCTCGGGCCGAGCTTCGAGGGGCGCGAGGCCGATACCACCGAGGAGAATATCCAGTCGCGGCTCCGGATGGTCATGCTGATGGCGCTGTCGAACAAGTTCGGGCCGATGCTGCTGACCACCGGCAACAAGAGCGAGATGAGCGTGGGCTATGCCACCCTCTATGGCGACATGGCGGGCGGCTACAACGTGCTGAAGGACGCCTACAAGACGACCTGTTTCTCGTTGTCGCGCTGGCGCAACCGCCACAAGCCGCGTCTCGGCAAGGGGCCCGAGGGGCCGGTCATGCCGATGAACATCATTACCAAGCCGCCGACCGCCGAACTGCGCCACGACCAGAAGGACGAGGACAGCCTGCCGCCCTACAAATTGCTCGATCGCATCCTCGAGAGCCTCGTCGAGGAAGAGAATAGCGTCGCCAAGACCGCGCGGCAGACGGGCGCGGACGAAGCGCTCGTCGCGGATATCGAGAAGCTCCTGCTGCGTTCCGAATACAAGCGCCGCCAGGCGCCCATCGGGGTGAAGATCGGCAGCCGCAACTTCGGGCGCGATCGCCGCTACCCCATGACCAACTTTTTCAGGACCGGAAGATAA
- a CDS encoding glutamate--tRNA ligase: protein MKTRFAPSPTGRLHVGNIRTALHNFLLAKKAGGQFLLRLDDTDAERSTPEYADAIRLDLDRLGLEPHAMFRQSDRFARYEEVFDQLKRDGRVYACYETPEELELRRKVLLGRGLPPIYERPEGENDPVDGVAPHWRFRLDHDAVIEWEDGVRGPQHFEPAKISDPVIRRADGSWLYMLPSVIDDADHAITHVVRGEDHVTNSAIQLQMFDALGAGRPSLAHTALIVSDTGKLSKREGAKGLEALDEMGFEVMALLSVLTRIGTSQPVEAVHDLEALAAGFDLSSFGRAPARFSWDEVGVVNARLLHETPYETLADRLPEGVTPERWEVLRGNVERLGDVTSWLSVFEGVIEAPERDEGDRAYLAEAAEVAEGLAWDEGAWGALTGELKARTGRKGKALFLPLRLALTGQRSGPEMAALLPLIDKEHALARLRG, encoded by the coding sequence ATGAAGACGCGTTTCGCTCCCTCGCCCACCGGCCGGCTGCATGTCGGCAATATCCGCACCGCGCTGCATAACTTCCTGCTCGCGAAGAAGGCGGGCGGGCAGTTCCTGCTCCGGCTCGACGATACCGATGCCGAGCGCTCGACCCCCGAATATGCCGACGCGATCCGGCTCGATCTCGACCGGCTCGGGCTGGAGCCGCATGCGATGTTCCGCCAGTCGGACCGCTTCGCGCGCTACGAGGAGGTGTTCGACCAGCTCAAGCGCGACGGCCGCGTCTATGCCTGTTACGAGACGCCCGAGGAGCTCGAACTTCGGCGCAAGGTGCTGCTCGGGCGCGGGCTGCCGCCGATCTACGAGCGGCCGGAGGGAGAGAATGACCCCGTCGATGGGGTGGCGCCGCACTGGCGCTTCCGCCTCGACCATGATGCCGTCATCGAATGGGAGGATGGCGTGCGCGGGCCCCAGCATTTCGAGCCGGCCAAGATTTCCGATCCGGTCATCCGCCGCGCCGATGGCTCGTGGCTCTACATGCTGCCGAGCGTGATTGACGATGCCGACCATGCGATCACCCATGTCGTGCGCGGCGAAGACCATGTCACCAACTCGGCGATCCAGCTGCAGATGTTCGATGCGCTCGGGGCCGGGCGTCCGAGCCTCGCGCATACCGCGCTGATCGTTTCCGACACCGGCAAGCTGTCCAAGCGCGAGGGCGCCAAGGGTCTCGAGGCGTTGGACGAGATGGGATTCGAGGTGATGGCGCTGCTGTCGGTGCTGACGCGGATCGGGACTTCGCAGCCGGTGGAGGCGGTGCACGACCTCGAGGCGCTGGCGGCAGGGTTCGACCTTTCAAGTTTCGGCCGCGCGCCCGCACGATTCTCGTGGGACGAGGTCGGGGTGGTCAACGCCAGGTTGCTGCACGAGACGCCCTATGAGACGCTGGCGGACCGCCTGCCCGAGGGGGTGACGCCCGAGCGCTGGGAGGTGCTGCGCGGCAATGTCGAGCGGCTGGGTGACGTCACCTCATGGCTCTCGGTGTTCGAGGGCGTGATCGAGGCGCCCGAGAGGGACGAGGGCGACCGTGCCTATCTCGCCGAAGCGGCTGAAGTGGCCGAAGGGCTGGCGTGGGACGAGGGCGCGTGGGGCGCGCTGACCGGCGAGCTCAAGGCGCGCACGGGCCGCAAGGGCAAGGCGCTGTTCCTGCCGCTCCGGCTTGCGCTCACGGGGCAGCGGTCGGGGCCCGAAATGGCGGCGCTACTGCCGCTCATCGACAAGGAACACGCACTCGCCCGCCTTCGCGGCTGA
- a CDS encoding energy transducer TonB has protein sequence MLAYAPREQKKSAFLPLAAVAAAHVGLVALAMTMNPAIVTKMKDTITKVTLIEEPAPPPPPPQPAPPVEKQALPDPVQRVTVPDPIVDVPTLPGPSAERFVSDNPIVTPTPPQVLPTPPLGGSVGIAPVAVAATLLTAGADLQPDYPASKLRIGEEAVLRLKLAIDARGRVTSVEPVGEADRAFLRAAERHLKRVWRYAPATKDGVAVASTTEITLRFVLR, from the coding sequence ATGCTTGCCTATGCCCCCCGCGAACAGAAGAAGAGCGCGTTTTTGCCGCTGGCCGCCGTCGCCGCCGCCCATGTCGGATTGGTCGCGTTGGCGATGACGATGAACCCCGCCATCGTGACCAAGATGAAGGACACCATCACCAAGGTCACGCTGATCGAGGAGCCGGCGCCGCCGCCGCCCCCGCCGCAACCGGCGCCCCCCGTCGAGAAGCAGGCGCTGCCCGACCCGGTGCAGAGGGTCACCGTGCCCGATCCGATCGTCGACGTGCCGACCCTGCCGGGGCCGAGCGCCGAGCGCTTCGTGTCGGACAATCCGATCGTCACCCCGACCCCGCCGCAGGTGCTGCCGACCCCGCCGCTCGGCGGCAGCGTCGGCATCGCGCCCGTCGCGGTCGCGGCGACCCTGCTGACCGCGGGTGCCGACCTCCAGCCCGACTATCCGGCGTCGAAACTGCGGATCGGCGAGGAGGCGGTGCTGCGCCTCAAGCTGGCGATCGACGCGCGCGGACGGGTGACGTCGGTCGAGCCGGTGGGCGAGGCCGACCGTGCCTTCCTTCGGGCCGCCGAGCGCCACCTCAAGCGGGTGTGGCGCTATGCCCCGGCCACCAAGGATGGCGTCGCGGTGGCATCGACCACCGAGATCACGCTGCGCTTCGTCCTGCGCTAG
- the ribD gene encoding bifunctional diaminohydroxyphosphoribosylaminopyrimidine deaminase/5-amino-6-(5-phosphoribosylamino)uracil reductase RibD: MARAIELGEKARGRTAPNPAVGCVIVRDGVIVGEGATQPGGRPHAEAVALERAGERAKGATLYVILEPCAHESERGPTCSRLVMEAGIGKVVIACTDPDPRTAGSGIAMLREAGIKVETGRGQKRAARSLGGYFTRLALGRPRVTLKLALSIDGKIALPSGESKWLTGAEARADVHRERARADMILVGRGTYEADDPGLDVRLPGLEDWSPQRLLLSRTMEAPEGWTVLRDPEEIRGLAANDLLVEGGSGVATAFLKADLVDRILIYRAPILIGEGQSSIGYIGLDRINDAHGRWSIGQGRDLGFDRREVYERVREIPVTKI, translated from the coding sequence ATGGCGCGGGCCATCGAACTGGGTGAGAAAGCGCGCGGCCGCACCGCTCCCAATCCAGCGGTCGGCTGCGTGATCGTGCGCGATGGCGTCATCGTCGGCGAGGGCGCGACGCAACCCGGCGGGCGACCCCATGCCGAGGCGGTGGCGCTGGAGCGCGCAGGCGAACGGGCAAAAGGCGCCACCCTCTATGTCATTCTCGAACCCTGCGCGCATGAGAGCGAGCGCGGGCCGACCTGCTCGCGATTGGTCATGGAGGCGGGGATCGGCAAGGTCGTCATCGCCTGCACCGACCCCGACCCGCGCACGGCGGGCAGCGGCATCGCCATGCTGCGCGAGGCGGGCATCAAGGTCGAGACGGGGCGGGGCCAAAAACGCGCGGCGCGCAGCCTCGGCGGCTATTTCACGCGGCTGGCGCTGGGGCGTCCGCGCGTCACCCTCAAGCTCGCCCTGTCGATCGACGGCAAGATCGCGCTCCCCTCGGGCGAGTCGAAGTGGCTCACCGGTGCAGAAGCGCGCGCTGACGTGCATCGCGAGCGCGCACGGGCCGATATGATCCTTGTCGGGCGCGGCACTTATGAGGCCGACGATCCGGGGCTCGATGTTCGCTTGCCAGGTCTCGAGGACTGGTCGCCGCAGCGGCTCCTCCTGTCGCGCACGATGGAAGCGCCCGAGGGATGGACGGTGCTGCGCGACCCCGAGGAGATCCGTGGGCTGGCCGCCAACGACCTGCTCGTCGAGGGCGGGTCGGGGGTGGCGACAGCCTTCCTCAAGGCCGACCTCGTCGACCGCATTCTTATCTATCGTGCACCCATATTGATCGGCGAGGGACAGTCCTCCATCGGCTATATCGGGCTCGACCGCATCAACGATGCGCACGGGCGCTGGTCGATCGGGCAGGGGCGCGACCTCGGCTTCGACCGCCGCGAAGTCTATGAACGCGTTCGGGAAATTCCCGTTACCAAAATTTGA
- a CDS encoding riboflavin synthase gives MFTGIITDIGTVRSVEERGDKRLVIGCSYDMGTVDLGASIACSGACLTVVDKGQDWFAVDVSGETVSKTAPGLWTEGARLNLERALKMGDELGGHIVTGHVDGLAEVVAAEEEGDSLKVTLAVPRRLGAALAPKGSVTLDGASLTVNMVEDEGDVTHFTVNLIPHTAQHTTFDTMPVGRQLNFEVDVLARYLERMLEARKTTG, from the coding sequence ATGTTTACCGGCATCATCACCGACATCGGCACCGTGCGCAGCGTCGAGGAACGCGGCGACAAGCGGCTCGTGATCGGCTGCTCCTATGACATGGGAACGGTCGACCTCGGCGCGTCGATCGCCTGTTCGGGCGCGTGCCTCACGGTGGTCGACAAGGGCCAGGACTGGTTCGCGGTCGATGTCTCGGGGGAGACGGTGTCGAAGACCGCGCCCGGCCTGTGGACCGAAGGCGCGCGGCTCAACCTCGAACGCGCGCTGAAGATGGGTGACGAGCTCGGCGGGCATATCGTCACCGGTCATGTCGACGGCCTCGCCGAAGTGGTGGCGGCCGAAGAAGAAGGCGACTCGCTCAAGGTGACGCTCGCCGTGCCGCGCAGGCTCGGCGCCGCGCTGGCCCCCAAGGGCTCGGTCACGCTCGACGGCGCGAGCCTTACCGTCAACATGGTCGAGGACGAGGGTGACGTCACCCACTTCACCGTGAACCTCATCCCGCACACGGCGCAGCATACGACCTTCGATACCATGCCCGTAGGGCGGCAGCTCAACTTCGAGGTGGATGTGCTCGCGCGCTATCTCGAAC